CCCCGCCATATCGGTCAGCGCGCGGCGTCGCCTCGCGGCGGGGGAGACGCCGGCGGCGATGCAATAGCCTTCGCGTTCGCCGTCGATTTCCGGCGCCGCGCACAGCCAGAAGCCGGCCAGGCGCCCGTCCAGCCAGGCGCCGGCGCTCAGCTCGGGAATCCAGCCGCGGCGGCGCAACATGGCGGCCAGCTGCGGCAGGCTGGGTTGGGCGGGCACCAGGTAGTCGCTGAAGGCATCGAGAAAGCAGGGATGGATATCGTCAGGCGCCAGGCCCGCCAGCGATGCGATTTTCACGGCGCGACGGCCTCCGGCGCGGCGGAAACGATGGACAGCGCGCGCCTGGCAAAGTCCTCTTCCTCGCCAACCGGCGCGACGTAGGACAGTATCTCGCGGGTTTTCGCCTCGCCGGCCAGGCGCAGCAGCACCCAGGCAGCCAGGTATTGGGAGGACAGGCAGCCGCCGGCGGTGGCGACGTTGCCGGCGGCGCGGAAGGCCGCGGGCTGCACGCGCACGCCAAGCTGCTCCAGCAGCGGCCGGGTCATGCCGTCGGTGCAGGCGACGCCGTCGGCGAGCAGGCCCAGCCGGTGCAGCACCAGCGCGCCCGAGCATTGGGAGCCGATCAACTGGCGGGTGGGGTCCAGCTTCAACTGGCCCA
This genomic window from Chromobacterium violaceum ATCC 12472 contains:
- a CDS encoding AraC family transcriptional regulator, with the protein product MDIAIVTLDCFNELDSLIAAGILGRMSPHGWNVRICSPAPIVQSRSGTRVERQEDLSYANRADAVLVGSGWRTRDWVADDSIMGQLKLDPTRQLIGSQCSGALVLHRLGLLADGVACTDGMTRPLLEQLGVRVQPAAFRAAGNVATAGGCLSSQYLAAWVLLRLAGEAKTREILSYVAPVGEEEDFARRALSIVSAAPEAVAP